The following coding sequences are from one Gemmatimonadota bacterium window:
- a CDS encoding methyltransferase domain-containing protein, giving the protein MGSPRYGAKIGYDLSTKAQNMKPRKMGYGCTSSTSTRAVGQFFDIYAKNFDAIYGHTGRRSALGRWVDRTFRQVMMRRFEETLRQTKKQEIHSVLDIGCGPGRYTAAFALQGKEVVGVDIAEEMLKIAQDNIDALNVSADLVLDDYLSVHFDRIFDAACLMGFFDYIEDPVPILKKLAIEVMGEFYASFPKSGGFLAWQRHIRYRLRRCPLWLYSKRDVEDALIASGFVGCYEIRDFGRDWYVVVQMQDTR; this is encoded by the coding sequence ATGGGATCACCGCGTTATGGTGCAAAAATTGGATACGATTTATCGACAAAGGCTCAAAATATGAAACCGCGCAAAATGGGATACGGCTGTACCAGCAGTACATCAACGCGGGCTGTCGGGCAGTTTTTTGATATTTATGCCAAAAATTTTGATGCGATCTACGGACATACAGGACGTCGAAGCGCGCTCGGCAGATGGGTAGATCGCACATTTCGGCAGGTGATGATGCGGCGTTTTGAGGAAACGCTTCGGCAAACAAAAAAACAAGAGATTCATTCTGTCTTAGACATCGGGTGTGGCCCGGGGCGATACACAGCTGCGTTTGCACTTCAGGGAAAAGAAGTCGTGGGAGTAGATATTGCCGAAGAAATGCTAAAAATTGCACAGGACAATATCGACGCGCTCAATGTAAGTGCAGACCTCGTTCTGGACGATTATCTGTCTGTTCATTTTGACCGGATATTTGACGCGGCGTGTTTGATGGGATTTTTTGATTATATTGAAGATCCCGTACCGATTTTAAAAAAATTAGCAATAGAAGTAATGGGCGAATTTTATGCGAGCTTTCCAAAATCGGGCGGTTTTTTGGCGTGGCAGCGCCACATCCGATACCGCCTGCGAAGGTGTCCGCTGTGGTTATACAGCAAACGAGATGTTGAAGACGCACTGATTGCAAGCGGCTTTGTCGGATGCTACGAAATTCGAGATTTTGGACGCGATTGGTATGTGGTCGTCCAAATGCAGGACACAAGGTGA